Proteins encoded in a region of the Diadema setosum chromosome 7, eeDiaSeto1, whole genome shotgun sequence genome:
- the LOC140230703 gene encoding uncharacterized protein, with the protein MASLCTSQELHDNLTTKQCLCKYREQDILDQVNLEMAQGFQATSLGSEVYMSAQVSTQKRDEILLRVSFMTNIMEVGQYCKKVCEVQEALGKDEKLQDIWALVSLPDQLVAYCAMKCTRALLLYLTQTGRHHVRNFLCHVLHCILENKGHTNTPSDVYRHIFTFDLFSELLQLTGDTEGSSSGYLSPCMTSVNADSSLNSQTLQSESIAETCCCTIREGILSLCEMLSTFFSAFAPRQAVESPAENLLAWLLSVEPSSVQTVCFSYARHLHVLTKYVCHKADDDQMFLYVSSLLQPLCGILTSGGCRDAAFVKMLLSTAITCVGTCVKKLVPGHHMLSHAQFGSIPATLNTVIIGVVSAILEPACLHSLPYFDGHVGFGGAQFDEDARIPGDLAEYCKGDRTLLRRLATFVILCVEYASHLVPDYCKDSARHLIQLTAFIRAKLKAASGACADSEDRDNWIFLLFGDQDDALIATMHSLLKIHCRRMKVIQATATQVCDAQHHTRNHGHGRQKTEDTVVGSGDDKSMLHPHAIFLSFLDHITHDHSILLDLVISTETEFLEYFVRFLRYVSSDWQGFTAFHACRRKISEEPCNDPASHDLHFDKEKEEDDGEGDDEDGDEEDEKDHKEETMDTLGGHISLEDRYSTDFCSSSKTLGKGKVFHDKNLMVPKAVDKVNSQGSDSGSSAEEHDVYGGLAKRQKVDGCVSDPAQKTQWMCSHKETLKEQEVGEKSHEDSSVHHTPTLNFQNVEQLDSSKSNFDCSSSYSDQDGQFANSSLCTLDDTMTVLIRLRLAVERLDSKGLFPFSAKPLVRLLVNVEDLYESGSA; encoded by the exons ATGGCCAGCCTATGTACATCCCAGGAACTCCATGACAACCTGACCACAAAGCAATGTCTCTGCAAGTACAGAGAGCAGGACATTCTTGACCAAGTCAACCTTGAAATGGCCCAAGGGTTCCAGGCCACGTCACTGGGGTCAGAGGTCTACATGAGTGCACAGGTTTCAACCCAGAAGAGAGATGAAATTCTGTTGAGAGTTAGCTTCATGACCAACATAATGGAAGTTGGACAGTACTGCAAGAAAGTCTGTGAAGTTCAGGAAGCTCTTGGAAAAGATGAAAAGTTGCAGGATATT TGGGCACTGGTGTCTCTTCCGGATCAGCTGGTGGCATATTGTGCAATGAAATGCACCAGGGCTCTGCTGCTCTACCTGACCCAAACTGGTAGACATCAT GTTAGGAACTTCCTCTGTCATGTTCTTCACTGTATCCTTGAAAACAAAGGACATACCAACACCCCATCAGATGTCTACAGACACAtcttcacctttgacctcttcAGTGAGCTGTTACAGTTGACAGGGGATACTGAAGGCAGCTCCAGTGGATATTTGTCACCATGTATGACATCAGTAAATGCAGATTCATCTCTCAACTCTCAAACATTACAAAGTGAGA GTATTGCAGAGACGTGTTGTTGTACTATCCGAGAAGGGATCCTTAGTCTGTGTGAGATGTTGAGCACATTCTTCAGTGCTTTTGCTCCGAGACAGGCTGTTGAGAGTCCTGCAGAAAACCTCCTTGCCTGGCTGCTTTCTGTGGAGCCCAGCTCGGTGCAGACTGTTTGCTTCTCCTACGCAAGACATCTCCATGTACTCACCAAGTATGTCTGTCACAAAGCTGACGATGACCAGATGTTCTTATATGTTTCATCACTGTTGCAGCCTCTGTGTGGGATCCTGACATCGGGTGGCTGCCGAGATGCTGCCTTTGTGAAGATGCTTCTCAGTACTGCCATCACATGTGTGGGTACCTGTGTGAAGAAACTGGTCCCAGGGCATCACATGCTAAGCCACGCCCAATTTGGCAGCATACCTGCAACACTGAATACCGTCATCATTGGCGTAGTTTCTGCAATACTTGAGCCTGCCTGTCTCCACAGTCTTCCTTATTTCGACGGTCATGTTGGATTTGGTGGTGCACAATTTGACGAAGATGCCAGAATACCCGGGGATCTGGCAGAATATTGCAAAGGGGATCGAACGTTGCTGAGGAGACTTGCAACTTTTGTAATTTTATGTGTTGAATATGCATCTCATTTAGTGCCAGATTATTGCAAAGATAGCGCTCGTCATCTCATACAACTGACAGCTTTCATCAGGGCAAAATTAAAGGCAGCTTCAGGGGCTTGTGCTGACAGTGAGGATCGTGATAACTGGATCTTCCTCTTGTTTGGGGACCAAGACGATGCACTGATTGCAACAATGCACAGTCTCCTCAAAATTCACTGTCGTCGAATGAAAGTCATACAGGCTACAGCTACGCAGGTGTGTGATGCCCAGCATCATACAAGAAACCATGGTCATGGAAGACAAAAGACAGAAGACACTGTGGTGGGGTCTGGTGATGATAAGTCAATGTTACATCCACACGccatcttcctttcttttttggaTCACATCACCCACGATCACAGCATTCTCCTAGATCTGGTTATTTCCACCGAGACAGAATTTCTGGAGTACTTTGTCCGCTTCCTTCGATATGTGTCATCAGATTGGCAGGGTTTCACGGcgtttcatgcatgcagaagGAAGATATCTGAGGAGCCGTGCAATGATCCAGCCAGTCATGACCTTCATTTTGataaggagaaggaagaggatgATGGGGAAGGGGATGATGAGGATGGAGATGAGGAGGATGAGAAAGATCACAAGGAGGAGACAATGGATACATTGGGTGGGCATATTTCACTAGAGGATAGATACAGCACAGACTTTTGTAGCTCTAGCAAGACGCTTGGTAAAGGAAAGGTTTTTCATGACAAAAATTTGATGGTGCCAAAAGCAGTGGACAAAGTGAATTCTCAGGGAAGTGATAGTGGCAGCTCAGCAGAGGAACATGATGTATATGGTGGCCTTGCAAAGAGGCAAAAAGTAGATGGATGTGTAAGTGACCCAGCACAGAAGACACAGTGGATGTGTTCACACAAAGAAACACTCAAAGAGCAAGAAGTGGGTGAAAAATCACATGAAGACAGTAGTGTGCATCATACCCCAACGTTAAACTTTCAAAATGTGGAGCAGCTGGACAGTTCGAAGAGCAATTTTGATTGCAGCAGCAGCTATTCTGATCAAGATGGGCAGTTTGCAAATTCCTCCCTCTGCACTTTAGATGACACGATGACTGTATTGATAAGGCTTCGATTAGCTGTAGAGAGGCTGGACTCAAAGGGACTCTTTCCATTTTCAGCAAAACCTCTGGTTAGGTTGCTGGTAAATGTTGAAGACCTGTATGAAAGTGGAAGTGCCTGA
- the LOC140230937 gene encoding junction-mediating and -regulatory protein-like: MSIERQLSGDDWVAIQPDPFATSQTKSSRLSFQVQWIEPSHLIGIRCQEVQYRVIPRTLSSKVPSRVAKQTHKASTARQNGISGKNSSSNGVKTSGESWETKMTINKLQYAHEQMCLVNSSLSNYPPKLPFDPRGIWSWVYTIQIPDDFSETLEEYLGIASEICGHKLLKDTLFDAGMGIESYVENYGKLRQVAYESDAEKWKEKLKLSHQGHASVKRMVEMMSLYDQEDDILDGLLAAEAELFNLYLQPYLDLREVAFNHLLHLQEVLEDQVLEEDEEEDRDRYTMEYSEWQEQYVESIDAVNKLRIKYFEKSMDTTKAVIKQMSLDSEKFGKASWEAGGEERLLRLQQTLSQDNVQLLQSRRDKYKHEIGKINQELACLDEGPRFREEVERLQSKASELQLKLFDTQLSILQDQEMQCSKQLKQLQAEIQEAEDNVMFFDAVENVEDLETEMDAEEEGPIREEESKTLEERYTRVKSLQSRIARIGKRKAQIRNNKQLCQRQNQSKHTRKRREEEEFQNHHKVQLKRNEQAAAEASKKDFFSAERLKTLERLKSYKLKYPSPKTIKPHQYKKQKEEKTRPGSKATAATDSKARSDKTGPVRRTVKTSASPKTTTSSRKAPSSASKESSRTPPAPPPHPPPEAPSLPPPPPPPPPPPPPAPPTAPLPPPPPPCQPNQGRHPSVSGGRRQEQKGAGEKETKAPAGIDLGAILQGRQALQKREHNTEDTTKSSKDPMMDMLHLIRQGVKLRQVKDSEQPKKVTQWENSELFSVISKLRSQVESAEQSDSEDEFS, translated from the exons ATGTCCATCGAACGACAACTGAGTGGAGATGATTGGGTGGCTATACAGCCTGACCCCTTTGCTACCTCCCAGACGAAGTCATCCCGTCTTAGCTTCCAAGTCCAGTGGATTGAGCCGTCTCACCTGATAGGAATTAGGTGTCAGGAGGTTCAGTACAGGGTTATCCCGCGGACACTTAGCAGTAAAGTGCCCTCTCGCGTCGCCAAGCAGACTCACAAGGCTAGCACAGCCCGCCAGAATGGTATCTCAGGGAAGAACTCATCATCTAATGGGGTCAAAACTTCTGGTGAAAGTTGGGAAACCAAGATGACAATCAACAAGTTGCAATATGCGCATGAGCAGATGTGTCTTGTGAATTCTTCACTGTCAAATTACCCTCCAAAATTACCCTTTGACCCCCGAGGTATCTGGAGCTGGGTGTATACTATCCAGATTCCGGACGATTTCAGTGAGACACTTGAGGAGTACCTGGGCATAGCCAGTGAAATCTGTGGGCACAAACTGCTAAAGGACACCCTCTTTGACGCGGGTATGGGGATTGAGAGCTATGTTGAGAATTACGGCAAACTTCGGCAAGTTGCTTACGAGAGTGACGCAGAGAAATGGAAGGAAAAGCTGAAACTCTCGCACCAGGGACACGCCTCCGTGAAGAGGATGGTGGAAATGATGTCCCTGTATGACCAGGAGGATGACATCCTAGATGGACTGCTTGCGGCAGAGGCAGAGCTCTTCAATCTATACCTTCAACCGTACCTGGACCTGAGGGAGGTGGCATTCAACCATCTCCTTCATCTACAGGAGGTGCTGGAAGACCAAGTTttggaggaggatgaggaggaggatagAGACCGGTATACTATGGAGTACAGTGAATGGCAAGAACAGTATGTAGAATCCATAGATGCAGTCAACAAGCTCAGGATCAAATACTTTGAAAAGAGCATGGATACAACAAAAG CCGTCATCAAGCAAATGAGCTTGGACAGTGAGAAGTTTGGCAAGGCATCTTGGGAAGCTGGTGGCGAAGAGCGCCTGCTCAGACTCCAGCAGACGTTGTCTCAAGATAATGTGCAGCTTCTCCAGTCTAGGAGGGACAAGTATAAGCATGAAATTGGCAAGATAAACCAGGAg CTGGCTTGCCTGGATGAGGGACCAAGGTTCAGGGAGGAGGTGGAGCGACTCCAGAGCAAGGCTTCTGAGCTTCAACTGAAGCTGTTTGACACACAGCTCAGTATCCTCCAAGACCAGGAGATGCAATGCAGCAAACAACTCAAACAGCTCCAGGCAGAAATACAAG AGGCTGAAGACAATGTGATGTTCTTTGATGCTGTGGAGAATGTTGAGGATCTAGAAACAGAGATGGATGCAGAGGAGGAGGGACCAATCAGAGAGGAGGAGAGTAAGACACTGGAAGAGAGGTACACCAGGGTGAAGTCCCTCCAGTCTCGGATCGCTCGCATTGGCAAGAGGAAGGCACAGATCAGGAACAATAAG CAACTGTGTCAAAGGCAGAACCAGAGCAAACATACCAGGAAGAGGAGAGAGGAGGAagaatttcaaaaccatcataAGGTCCAGCTC AAACGCAATGAACAGGCTGCTGCTGAGGCTAGCAAGAAAGACTTTTTCAGTGCAGAACGGCTGAAGACGCTGGAAAGACTGAAGAGCTATAAGCTG AAATACCCTTCACCCAAGACGATCAAGCCGCACCAATACAAGAagcagaaagaagaaaaaactcgACCAGGAAGTAAAGCCACCGCTGCCACAGACTCCAAGGCTCGCAGTGATAAGACAGGCCCAGTGAGGAGGACGGTAAAGACAAGTGCATCACCGAAAACGACTACATCCTCCAGGAAAGCACCATCCAGTGCCTCTAAGGAGTCATCAAGGACCCCTCCTGCTCCGCCTCCTCATCCCCCACCAGAGGCTCCATCTCTGCCACCACCACcgccgccaccaccaccacctccccCGCCCGCCCCTCCCACTGCCCcgctccctccccctccccctccttgcCAACCCAACCAGGGCCGCCATCCTTCCGTGTCAGGCGGAAGAAGGCAAGAACAGAAGGGTGCAGGAGAAAAGGAAACTAAAGCACCAGCTGGCATTGACTTGGGAGCAATCTTGCAGGGTCGCCAAGCTCTGCAGAAAAGAGAACATAATACTGAAGACACAACAAAATCAAGTAAAg ACCCAATGATGGACATGCTGCACCTGATTCGCCAGGGGGTCAAGCTGCGTCAGGTCAAGGACAGCGAGCAGCCCAAGAAGGTCACCCAGTGGGAGAACTCGGAACTCTTCAGCGTCATCAGCAAACTTCGATCACAGGTGGAATCAGCCGAGCAGTCCGACTCCGAGGATGAATTCTCATGA